The region CATTTGTATTGGGTGGTTTTTGGTTTGGATTGTCCTATTTAAATTTATCTGAGGGATTTGCAAATTTTATGCAAAAAGCATTTTATGTTGCCATAACTTTTGATGTTTCTTGGATGGTTGTCAGGCTTGTTGATGCGTTAATTGTACAATATCTAACCCCGTTGGTAAAGAAAACAGATGCAGATCTTGACGATCAACTTTTACCTATCATAAGAAAAACTTTGAAGGCTGTTATTTGGATCGTTGCAATTGTTATAGGGTTAAATAATGCCGGTTACGATGTAGGAACTTTACTTGCAGGACTCGGATTAGGAGGCTTAGCCTTTGCAATGGCAGCAAAAGATTCAGTTGCTAACTTATTCGGAGGTATATCCGTATTTATGGACAAACCTTTTAAAATTAAGGACAGAATTCAGATAGAAGGATATGACGGAACAATTACAGATATTGGTTTAAGAAGTACAAAGTTAAAGACTTTGGCCGGAAGAATTGTTACAATTCCTAATCATAAATTCACTGATTCATATATAGAAAACGTTACATCAGAACCCAACAGAAAAATGTCCGTAACATTAGGTCTGACTTATGATACAACACCTGAAAATATACAAAAAGGAATTGAAATATTAAAGCAAATTGACAAAGAAAGTAAATATACAAAACAAAATTGTGTGGTTTACTTTGAGTCCTTCGGTGATTTTTCACTTAATATAAGTTTTACTTATTATATTAAAACAGAACCTGACTATTGGTTTTTAGGCCCGAATGATATAAATATGCAAATTTTAAAAAAGTTCAATGAAGCAGGTTTGGATTTTGCATTTCCTACACAAACAATTATTACAGAAAATGTAAATTAAATATGAAAGAACCTTTATTTGAAAAAGCACACCCTTTTATAAAAATTATTTTTTTATTTTTTATTATTATCGTTTCGATTTCTGTTTCAGTCATTTTTACAGAAGCTGTTTCTGTAAACAAAACAGAACTATTTAAGTTACTGACAGCTTTACAACATATTCTGATTTTTATTATTCCGCCGATATTTGCTGCTTATATATATTCAAAGAGTGTTAAAAAGTATTTATATCTGAATAACAGTAAATCAAGTCTGATATTCTTAACAATCTTGATTGTATTCTTCGCCATTCCCGTGATAAACTTTACCGGCTTGATAAACTCAAATCTTTCTTTACCCGAAGGGCTTTCAGGATTAGAAGATATGATGAAGAAGATGGAAGAATCTGCGAAAATTATTACCGAGAAATTTCTGAATGTCGATACTGTCGGCGGTTTAATAATCAACATAATTATTATAGCAGTATTACCTGCAATAGGAGAAGAATTATTGTTTCGAGGTGTTTTACTGAGACTATTAAATGATTTGGTAAAAAATATGCATATTGCAATTATAATATCGGCATTCGTTTTCAGCTTTATTCATTTACAGTTTTACGGTTTTATACCGAGAATGTTACTTGGGATATTGTTCGGTTATTTATTATATTGGTCAGGAAGTATTTGGCTGCCTATTCTTGCACATTTTATCAATAATACGCTTGCAGTTACTGCTTTTTACTTTATGAAAGATACTGATATGTATGAAAAAACAGAAAATTTCGGAGCAGAACCTTCAAGCTATTTATATATGATTTTTTCTGCAGCATTGTTATTTCTTTTCTTTTATCTATTTTGGAAGGAAGGAAAAGGCAGCAAAATTATTACTCATGAATAATCGGAATATTAACTATTTGATTGTCAACAATGAATGATAATTTGCCTTGTAATTTTGGAGGTGAAGTTTCTCCGTCAGCCGGTTTTAACCAATATTTAATTATAACTTCTTTTGATTCGGGTATTGATTCCCAATAGAATTGAATTTTATCTTTTGATTTGAATACTTTTGCACCGGCAGAATTATGTTCTGTAAAATTAAAACCGCTTGGTATTTTCTCAACAATATTATACGATCCGGCATCTTTTTTCTTAATTTTCAATTCAATTTCATAAACATTCTTTTTTTTATTGAATGTTTGCTTTCCGGTACAAGACACATCTTTGTATGAATTGCCGGTAACTTTAATTACGGGATCATAATTTGCAATAATATTATTGGGAACAAGCCTTTTCTCTTTTAATACATTCAGTTCATAATTTTTAAGATCAAACTTTCCCAGTTTATGGCCGATTAAATAGGTCAAATTACCTGAAAATTTAAATTTCCCGGTAACTCCATACAAAGATGATACTTCATATACCACCGAAACTTTCGAATCACCGGAGATTCTTAACCATGTTAATGTCAGCAAGTTATTTTCATATGAAAATTCTGCGCCGTTAAGATCTTTTGCTTCAACATAAAATCCTTTCGGAAACTGCTGTTTAAAAACGGTATAAGCTCTAATATTTTCAGGTTTAAAAATATCCAATTTGAACACAGTTGTTTCTCCTTGAACTGTTTCATTCGGGATATTAAGTTTGGCGGAAAAACTGTTTTGGGAGTTTATTGTTTGTGAGAATATTAGGAGTATCAGTGTAATACTAATAAATCTCAATATAATAAATTTATGTGGTTGTGGTTTTTTGGTTCGATTGACTTCTTTTTTCTCGCTCATTTTCCCTCAATTTTATTTTACAAAAATAGTTCTATTTCTTTTTTTTGTTTTTTGACTCTGTAAAACAAACTGACTTTTTTATTTACAAAGCCCTTTCTTATGTTCTTACTCTTTTGGGATGCTATGTACATAAAAGGATTTTGCCGTATTTGAAAGATTACTTTTCTTGTCTCGTTCGTAAAGTTGTCGATTTCCTTTTGTGTCCGGTTTTCATTAAGATAATCAAGTGTTTTGCTAAAACTTATTTTTGCCTTACTCGTCCAAATTACTTTCATAATTCAATATTGTATTTTTCTTTCATTTCCTGCATGACTTCTTCATGTGTATAAACACTTCCTTTGTCAGCTTCTTTTATTGACTCTTCAATTTCTTCTTTAACCGTTTCCGGAAGTTCATCCCAAAAGTCTTTTTGTTCGGATTTATCTGATGCAAATTGTTTTTTCAGCAACACATTTAAGGCTTTTAAAATACTGATGTCTTCTGTTTTTTCTATAAGATTATGTAAATCCGCTTTAATTTCCGCTGTTTTCATTGTTTCTGGTTTTATTGCAAATATAAGGCTTTTTCGGTTTGTTTCATATATTCTTTGTAATTCTTTATGGACGCAATTTGCAACCTTAAAACTTATCGCAAAGGATGGTATTTAAGTATTTTATGAAAAAAGTAGTGCTTGGGCAAAAATGTATAGTGCTAATTAGTTGACGATTAATCCTTTTTGCTGTCAAACTCAAGAAGAAAAACTGTCAAAAATGATAAAGCGTAGATAAAATCTACGCTCAGCAACTTACTTTTTATTTGTTACTATGGCTTTGTAATAACATAAAACAGGAAAATACTTCATAATAATGATCTATAAATTACTTACATATTTATAGTCATCATAAACTACAATCCATTTATCTAAAAGGAAAAATACTCTGTTTAATTCAGAACCGTTTTGAACTAATTCTTTAATTTTTAGTGATAAAGCATCCGGGATTTTATTATACGAAAAACCTTTGCTTGCATAAAGAATTATCCATCCGCCTTCTTTTGAAAACGAAACATCTTTTATATTTTGATTTCTGCTTTTTAAGTTGTTGAGTTTTTTCTTTATTTGATCAGATATATATTCTTGAGAAAATGAATTTTTACCGTATAAAATAATCCCCGATTTATCTTTTCCTATGCTCACACTATTAATAAACTCTCCTCTTTGATTTATCCTTTTAAGAGATGCTAAAACCTTTTCCGGAACAGAATCTGTAAAAAAGGCATTTTGTTCAGATAATAGTAACCAACCTGCATCACCAATAAAATCAACATCTTTCAGCAGCTTTTGATTTTTATTGAGAGTATCAAGCAATGTTGTAAGTTTTTCGGGCATATTCACAAAAGAATATCCAATATCACCGTATAGAATAATCCAATCTCCGGTTTGATTAAGTGCAACAGAATTAACCGGTAATTTGTTTTTAGAAATTGTATCTAATTCAGATTTTAACAATTCTGCATTATTAATCACAGTTTGAGCATGATTAGTAAAACTAAAAAGGAGTAGGCTGATTGTAAGGATCAATAAATTTGTTTTCATAGTATTGTGTTTTTGTATCGTTTGAAAATAATCTTCGTCAATAATTCTTCTTTAAAATGTTTTCCTTAAAATATTTTTTTTTTCAAGTATTGTTTTTTGAAGCCCAAGTTCTTTCGGCATTTATCTTATCTTTTTTTCTGAAAGCTTCTTCAAGATCAATATTAAAACAATTTGCAAGATCAAATAAATAATTCAAAACATCTGCAAACTCTTCTTCCAGTTCAAATTTGTTTTTTCCGGTATTCTTTTCAGTATATAAACCTGCATAATTTCTAACAGCTTTTGCTAATTCGCCTATTTCTTCCGAAAGCAACAAAAAAATTTCCAGATAATTATTTTTATCCCAATCTCTTTCTTCTCCTATTTTTTTTATATGATATTGGAGATCTTTCAGGGTTGGTTTATCAGGTAAAGCTATCATTCTTAATTATATTATTCCCCGAATATTTCTTCCAATTTCAGTTTCAAGAAATTGCCTCTTAAACCGTTTGCAATAATTTTTCCTTCCTTATCAAGTAACACTGTATGAGGAATTCCTGTAACATTGTATGTTTTTGCTCCTTCAGATTTCCAATATTTAAGATCGCTTACATGAATCCATTCTAAGTTATCATCTTTTATTGCCTTTAACCAAGAGTTTTTGTTTTTATCTAAAGAAACAGCGTATATTTCAAATCCTTTATCATGATATTTATTGTATAACTTAACATTATTCGGATTTTCCATTCTGCAAGGGCCACACCAAGAAGCCCAAAAATCAATTAATACATACTGCCCTCTTAATGAAGACAGTTTAATCGTTTTCCCGTCAGGATCATTTAAAACAATATCAGGTGCCTCATTGCCTACTAAAAGATTTTTTACATTTTCTGTTTTTGTAATATAATCTTTTATATGTTTGTTATAAGAATATTTACTAAGACCCTCACTTAATTTTTCATGATAGGAAAAGTAATCTTTTGTATTTAAAATATTAATGAAGAAAATGCAAGTAGGTGAATTAGGGTTTTCATCAATCATTTTTTTCACAAAATCAACTCTGTCACCATTATTTTTTAATGTTACTAATTTATTATTGACTTTATAATACAAATCAGAATGAACAGAATTTATTATTTCCGGATTCTTAATGTCTTTAAGGTCAATGGTTATAACTGTTTGCTCTCCGGGTTCCGGAAAAAACACTACGAAATTTTCTTTGTCAAATGCTATTAAATAAAAATCAAACTTATTAAATTTTGTATCAAACTTAAAGTTTCCGTCTTTATCAGGTTTTTGAGTTTCAAGTGTATTAAATGAAATATCTTGAAGATAAATTTCTTCGTATTTAATATTGTTTATCACTTTACCTGATAAACTTGCATTCTTTGCAAATAGTGTTATTGTTGAACTAATCAACATTATTAAAAATATTGTGCTTTTAAAATTCATCATTTCTTTTTTTGTTATGCAATTAAAATATGTTCATATGCATAACTGTATATTTGTATCTTTATTGTTTCGGTTCAATTATTCATTCATTTGCCTGTTAAGGGCTTCTGCATCTCTTATTCTGTTTTCCAGAATATTAATATATTCTCTTGCTGATTTTAATCGGTATTCTGAATATGCTTTTTGAGCCCAATCTAAAGCAATTTCAAATTCTCCCAAAACTTCAGAAGCCAAAGCCATATTATAGCAAGCATAACCGGCAACTTTATAATCAACATCATTGACATATTTTTTCCATATTAATGCTGCATCTTCCCACCTTTTTGCTTGAACTTTATATTTTGCATCTTTAAAATCATCGTTTCCTTTTATGTAATATTTCCTTGGGACCCATATCCATGTTGGTGATATTCTGTGTGCATATTGTTTTCCGGCAAAGTATCCGGCATCTTCAACTGCTCTTTCTATTTTCGGCAAATTCCTTTCTGCTTCTCTTTTCGTTAACCCTTTTCCGTCCCAACCTTTACGATCAACAAAAACATTCTGATCCACAATCTTTTTTTCTGAAGGGAAATAAATTCTCCAACCTGTATTAACAGCAATATCAATTGATGCTATATGTTCTGTGTATTTAACATCAACATCGTTTTCTTTTTTTGTTTTTTGTTTAACTCCAAAATTTCTTGAGATATTAGAATCAAATGTCTCTAATAAGATTAAGCCGTCAGCTGAATAATCTCTACAAATTTGCTCAACTTGTGTCCATTGTAACGGTTTGGGAAATTGTGCAGTGCCGGTTCCTCTTATATCTAATCCTGTCGGCACTGTTATAGTAAATCTCGGGGAATTAAGTAATCCGTCAGCCAATCCGGATATGCATCTTTCAGAAGCATTTCTGTCAACAAAAATACCTTCACCTGTAACTAAACCTTCTAATATATTTACAACTCTGCTTCCGTCTCCTTTTGCGGGTAAGCTTCTGTTTACAACGGCCAGAGTTTTAATTTTCCCCGGAACGTATATATCAGCCGGTCTAAGAACTCTTACAGATAATGATTTTGTTTTACATGAAGTAACAACAAACGTGATTGATACTAATGCTATTAGTATCAATCTAACAATTTTCCTTATCATAATGTTTGATTTTAATTTCCCTTTTTGCTATAACTTAATGCAAGCCAACAATATATCATCAGTTTGATGAGAATCTATCATCCAATCTTCGATTTCTTTTTTTAAGATATCATGTTGCTCTTGCATCGGTTTATAATGGATATCTAATAATAATTCTTTTAACCGTTTGATCATATATTTTCTGTCATTTGGTCCTCCGAATTGATCTTGGAAACCATCTGTAAACATATAGAACCATGTTGGAGATTCATATTGAATTATATGACTTGAAAAGTCCTTTTTTTCTTGTTGGTATCCGCCAATACCACTTCTGTTTGCTTTTACTTGTATTAATTTGCCGTTGGTGATATAAATTAAAGGATTTTTTGCTCCGGCAAATTCAATGGTTTTATTTTCTTTATCTATCACGCAAAGAGCCATGTCCATACCGTCTTGAGAAAATCCTTCTGTATCTTGTTTTAATACTTTAATAACAGATTCATTCATTTTTTCAAGAATTTCATCTGCTTTTGTAATGTTTTTGTTCACAATTGTAGTCAAGATTTCACTTCCTATCATGCTCATTAAAGCTCCGGGTACACCGTGTCCGGTACAATCAACAGCAGTGTAAATAATTTTGTTGTTTCTTTCAGCATACCAGTAAAAATCGCCGCTTACAATATCTCTTGGTTTAAACAGGATAAAATTTTCTTCTAAACCTGCCGTAATTTTTTCTCTTAGAGGTAACATTGCCTCCTGAATTCTTTTTGCATAATTTATACTTGCAGTAATTGAATTGTTTTTCTGAATAATCTCTTCGTTTTGTTCAGACAGCGTTTCATTTTTTGCTTCAATTTCTTCTTTTTGAATTTGTATTTCTTGTGTTCTTTCTTCAACAATTCGTTTTAAATTTTCTCTTTGTTTTTTTAATCTGAAAACACTGAGCTGAATAACACCGTAGATGAACAGAATAAACAGAATAAAATAACCGACATAAGCCCATAAGGTTCTGTACCAAGGAGGTAAAATTTCAAAAGTATATTCGGCAACTTCACTTTCTATATTATATAGATTTTTTGCTTTTACAATAAATGTATATGTTCCGGGGTCTAAGTTTGAATATTCTTTATTTGTTATTGATTTCCAATCTGACCAATCGGCATCATTCCCTTGCAGCTTAAACATATACTGCGTTTTTTCCGGTTCTTCATAAAATATCGAAGAAAAGAAAAATCTTAAATCATTGAATTCATAAGGAATTTTAGGAATTTGTTTGGCTTCTTGTACGAGAACAATATTGTTATTTGCATCACTAAA is a window of Bacteroidales bacterium DNA encoding:
- a CDS encoding CPBP family intramembrane metalloprotease; this translates as MKEPLFEKAHPFIKIIFLFFIIIVSISVSVIFTEAVSVNKTELFKLLTALQHILIFIIPPIFAAYIYSKSVKKYLYLNNSKSSLIFLTILIVFFAIPVINFTGLINSNLSLPEGLSGLEDMMKKMEESAKIITEKFLNVDTVGGLIINIIIIAVLPAIGEELLFRGVLLRLLNDLVKNMHIAIIISAFVFSFIHLQFYGFIPRMLLGILFGYLLYWSGSIWLPILAHFINNTLAVTAFYFMKDTDMYEKTENFGAEPSSYLYMIFSAALLFLFFYLFWKEGKGSKIITHE
- a CDS encoding TlpA family protein disulfide reductase; translated protein: MMNFKSTIFLIMLISSTITLFAKNASLSGKVINNIKYEEIYLQDISFNTLETQKPDKDGNFKFDTKFNKFDFYLIAFDKENFVVFFPEPGEQTVITIDLKDIKNPEIINSVHSDLYYKVNNKLVTLKNNGDRVDFVKKMIDENPNSPTCIFFINILNTKDYFSYHEKLSEGLSKYSYNKHIKDYITKTENVKNLLVGNEAPDIVLNDPDGKTIKLSSLRGQYVLIDFWASWCGPCRMENPNNVKLYNKYHDKGFEIYAVSLDKNKNSWLKAIKDDNLEWIHVSDLKYWKSEGAKTYNVTGIPHTVLLDKEGKIIANGLRGNFLKLKLEEIFGE
- a CDS encoding mechanosensitive ion channel family protein, which encodes MSEFFEKSFYGNTIWEWAVSLSIIAGAFIGSKILYWVFGNIIKKITKKSKSELDDLIVDKIEEPIVLAFVLGGFWFGLSYLNLSEGFANFMQKAFYVAITFDVSWMVVRLVDALIVQYLTPLVKKTDADLDDQLLPIIRKTLKAVIWIVAIVIGLNNAGYDVGTLLAGLGLGGLAFAMAAKDSVANLFGGISVFMDKPFKIKDRIQIEGYDGTITDIGLRSTKLKTLAGRIVTIPNHKFTDSYIENVTSEPNRKMSVTLGLTYDTTPENIQKGIEILKQIDKESKYTKQNCVVYFESFGDFSLNISFTYYIKTEPDYWFLGPNDINMQILKKFNEAGLDFAFPTQTIITENVN
- a CDS encoding DUF6340 family protein; translation: MIRKIVRLILIALVSITFVVTSCKTKSLSVRVLRPADIYVPGKIKTLAVVNRSLPAKGDGSRVVNILEGLVTGEGIFVDRNASERCISGLADGLLNSPRFTITVPTGLDIRGTGTAQFPKPLQWTQVEQICRDYSADGLILLETFDSNISRNFGVKQKTKKENDVDVKYTEHIASIDIAVNTGWRIYFPSEKKIVDQNVFVDRKGWDGKGLTKREAERNLPKIERAVEDAGYFAGKQYAHRISPTWIWVPRKYYIKGNDDFKDAKYKVQAKRWEDAALIWKKYVNDVDYKVAGYACYNMALASEVLGEFEIALDWAQKAYSEYRLKSAREYINILENRIRDAEALNRQMNE